The Sinorhizobium meliloti genome includes a window with the following:
- a CDS encoding acyl carrier protein translates to MEKSSADVSNRIRAIIVEQLGVDPAHAVDDASLVDDLGADFLEVAQIVMMIQDEFNIELSDDVAKAVITVGDAIYVVTSKTKRVR, encoded by the coding sequence GTGGAAAAATCCAGCGCGGACGTCTCTAACCGTATAAGAGCAATAATCGTCGAGCAGTTGGGCGTCGACCCTGCCCATGCTGTGGACGACGCGTCTCTGGTCGATGACCTCGGCGCCGACTTTCTCGAAGTCGCTCAAATCGTCATGATGATTCAGGACGAGTTCAATATCGAACTTTCAGATGACGTGGCAAAGGCCGTGATCACGGTCGGAGATGCAATTTACGTGGTTACGTCGAAAACCAAGCGCGTCCGATGA
- a CDS encoding IS630 family transposase (programmed frameshift): MARALSDDLRHRVLAASAGGMSARSTAARLGIGISTAIAWIASARQGQVSAAKQGRPGGSRLDDHEAFIIGMIEASKDITLNEMVLRLEEDRSVSIGRSTLDVWLRKRGFTFKKKTAHALEQERPDLLKRRQDWFDAQLDLDPARLVFIDETGLSTKMSRLRGRSPRGERCRSGVPHGHWKTTTFTGALRLSGMTAPMVLDGAMNGVAFKAYVEQVLVPTFTPGDIVVMDNLPAHKADGIRQAIETAGCTLLYLPPYSPDFNPIENAFSKLKALLRARAERSVDALWNTVGDIVKLFEPQECANYFAAAGYDPD; the protein is encoded by the exons ATGGCCCGAGCATTGAGTGATGATCTTCGCCACCGGGTTCTGGCTGCGTCGGCTGGTGGGATGTCCGCGCGGTCGACTGCAGCGCGGCTCGGGATCGGGATTTCGACGGCGATTGCCTGGATCGCGAGCGCCCGGCAGGGTCAGGTGAGCGCTGCCAAGCAGGGTCGACCTGGAGGTTCCCGTCTCGACGATCATGAGGCTTTCATCATCGGCATGATCGAGGCGTCGAAGGACATCACGCTGAACGAGATGGTTTTGCGTCTGGAAGAGGACCGATCCGTCTCTATCGGCCGCAGCACCCTCGACGTCTGGCTGCGCAAGCGCGGCTTCACATTCA AAAAAAAGACCGCACATGCATTGGAGCAGGAGCGGCCAGACCTCCTGAAGCGGCGTCAGGACTGGTTCGATGCACAGCTTGATCTCGATCCAGCCCGCCTCGTCTTCATAGACGAGACGGGTCTTTCCACGAAGATGTCCCGACTTCGCGGTCGCTCTCCGCGCGGAGAGCGTTGCCGATCGGGCGTTCCGCACGGTCATTGGAAAACTACGACGTTCACCGGGGCGCTCAGGCTCTCCGGCATGACCGCGCCAATGGTCCTTGACGGGGCGATGAACGGAGTTGCTTTCAAGGCCTATGTCGAGCAGGTTCTCGTGCCAACCTTCACGCCCGGCGACATCGTCGTCATGGACAACCTGCCGGCCCACAAGGCAGATGGCATCCGACAGGCCATAGAAACCGCTGGCTGCACGCTGCTCTATCTCCCGCCCTATAGCCCCGACTTCAACCCGATCGAAAACGCCTTCTCAAAGCTCAAGGCGCTTCTGCGGGCAAGGGCCGAACGCTCCGTCGACGCCCTGTGGAACACCGTTGGCGACATCGTCAAGCTCTTCGAGCCGCAAGAGTGTGCGAACTACTTCGCAGCAGCAGGATATGACCCGGATTAA
- the groES gene encoding co-chaperone GroES, with the protein MASTNFRPLHDRVVVRRVESEEKTKGGIIIPDTAKEKPQEGEIVAVGSGARDESGKVVPLDVKAGDRILFGKWSGSEVKINGEDLLIMKEADIMGVIG; encoded by the coding sequence ATGGCAAGCACCAATTTCCGTCCGCTGCACGACCGCGTTGTCGTCCGCCGCGTCGAGTCTGAAGAAAAGACCAAGGGCGGCATCATCATTCCGGACACCGCTAAGGAAAAGCCGCAGGAAGGCGAAATCGTCGCTGTCGGTTCGGGTGCCCGTGACGAAAGCGGCAAGGTTGTTCCGCTCGACGTCAAGGCCGGCGACCGCATCCTGTTCGGCAAGTGGTCCGGCAGCGAAGTCAAGATCAACGGCGAAGACCTTCTGATCATGAAGGAAGCCGACATCATGGGTGTCATCGGCTGA